A genomic window from Arthrobacter sp. FW305-BF8 includes:
- a CDS encoding carbohydrate-binding domain-containing protein — protein sequence MRKFSKTFSVAAFALALTLAGCSASGSTASNGTAAGSQSGTNTASTTQMVTAASISEDSHYDADDLTWDAAKEVAVTLKDGASTVAGSAAGVKVDGDTVTITAAGTYRLSGSLSDGKVVIAAGEEDVVRVVLDGVTLASSTGSPFVVQSANEAILFLDEGSTNSIKDAATYADQGTDAPNAALYSMADLTLAGTGSLEVTGQYNDGIVSKDGLVLAAGNVTVKAADDGILGKDYAVLLDGAYQITAGGDGFKSDNDTDDGRGWLLVNGGKLSVSAGDDGVKAQNQLAIANGTVTVTESSEGLEAQHIAVSGGTVSVTATDDGVNASGGASTATQSGGGMGGGPGGGESVGDYSVDIFGGSLTINSEGDGLDSNGNASISGGAVVVNGPESNGNGALDVNGELAVSGGTVAAAGSAGMVVTPGTSSTQSGVQVAFASTVPAGTTVQLADADGKLVATFVTTKATGSLIFSAAGIEAGKQYTVYTGGTAKVQSGLGEGSLDGATELGTVTAGEYTQGHGPGGR from the coding sequence ATGCGTAAATTCAGCAAGACCTTCTCCGTGGCCGCCTTCGCCCTGGCCCTCACCCTCGCCGGCTGCTCCGCCTCTGGAAGCACGGCCTCCAACGGAACTGCCGCCGGCAGCCAGTCCGGCACCAACACAGCGTCCACCACGCAGATGGTGACGGCAGCCTCGATCTCCGAGGACAGCCACTACGACGCCGACGACCTCACCTGGGATGCGGCCAAGGAAGTGGCCGTCACGCTCAAGGATGGTGCCTCCACGGTGGCGGGCTCCGCCGCCGGGGTAAAGGTCGACGGCGACACCGTCACCATCACAGCTGCCGGGACGTACCGGCTGTCGGGTTCTCTCAGTGACGGCAAGGTGGTGATCGCTGCCGGCGAAGAGGATGTGGTCCGCGTGGTCCTCGACGGCGTGACCCTCGCCAGCTCAACCGGCTCGCCGTTCGTCGTCCAAAGCGCCAACGAGGCCATCCTGTTCCTCGACGAAGGCAGCACCAACTCCATCAAGGACGCTGCAACGTACGCTGACCAGGGCACCGACGCCCCGAACGCGGCGCTCTACTCCATGGCCGACCTGACCCTGGCCGGGACAGGCTCACTCGAGGTCACCGGCCAGTACAACGACGGCATCGTGTCCAAGGACGGCCTGGTCCTGGCCGCCGGCAACGTCACTGTGAAAGCCGCCGACGACGGCATCCTCGGCAAGGACTACGCAGTGCTGCTGGACGGCGCTTACCAGATCACGGCCGGCGGTGACGGCTTCAAATCGGACAACGACACCGACGACGGCCGCGGCTGGCTCCTGGTCAACGGCGGCAAGCTCAGCGTCAGCGCCGGGGACGACGGCGTCAAGGCGCAGAACCAGCTCGCCATCGCGAACGGCACCGTGACGGTAACGGAGTCCTCCGAAGGCCTTGAAGCCCAGCACATCGCGGTGAGCGGCGGCACGGTATCGGTGACCGCCACGGATGACGGCGTGAACGCCTCCGGCGGCGCCTCCACCGCAACCCAGTCAGGCGGAGGCATGGGCGGCGGGCCCGGCGGCGGCGAATCGGTGGGCGACTACTCCGTGGACATCTTCGGCGGCTCCCTCACCATCAATTCCGAGGGCGACGGCCTGGACTCCAACGGCAACGCCTCCATCTCCGGCGGCGCCGTGGTGGTCAACGGGCCCGAAAGCAACGGCAACGGTGCACTGGATGTCAACGGCGAACTGGCAGTCAGCGGCGGAACGGTGGCGGCGGCAGGAAGCGCCGGCATGGTGGTCACCCCGGGAACAAGCTCCACCCAGTCAGGCGTGCAGGTCGCATTCGCCTCGACCGTGCCGGCGGGCACCACTGTGCAGCTGGCCGACGCCGACGGCAAGCTCGTGGCCACGTTTGTGACCACCAAAGCCACCGGATCGCTGATCTTTTCCGCGGCGGGCATCGAAGCAGGGAAGCAATACACGGTGTACACCGGAGGCACTGCGAAGGTGCAGTCAGGACTGGGCGAGGGCTCGCTCGACGGCGCCACGGAGCTCGGCACGGTCACGGCCGGAGAGTACACGCAGGGACACGGACCCGGCGGAAGGTAA
- a CDS encoding endonuclease/exonuclease/phosphatase family protein: MRVISYNLRKHKASGELMSLARNFGIDVLCLQECDSSDLPDTLGPLHLADYTKGNRLGLAIYYRTDRFTALDTQTFALKKSMHDRVMAPAHERLIGTRMVDNETDHELVVGSFHAAPLTASNSLRRKQIHAAHAELLSMGTGLMTLMVGDFNYPFFTKSLHAHMQDSGYALSLSNRRTYTRYKVFKGHFDFATSLGLDIESVETLPRGKSDHLPILVTAEYGADRSPIKGQPIS, encoded by the coding sequence ATGCGAGTTATTAGCTACAACCTCCGCAAGCACAAGGCGAGCGGCGAACTGATGAGTCTGGCCCGCAACTTCGGGATAGACGTCCTCTGCCTTCAAGAGTGTGACTCATCCGATCTGCCTGACACTCTCGGCCCGCTCCATCTGGCCGACTACACAAAAGGCAACAGGCTGGGCCTGGCCATCTACTACCGGACTGACCGGTTCACGGCCCTGGATACCCAGACCTTTGCCCTGAAGAAGTCCATGCACGACCGCGTGATGGCACCGGCCCATGAGCGGCTGATCGGCACCCGGATGGTGGACAACGAAACCGACCATGAGCTGGTGGTGGGTTCGTTCCACGCCGCCCCGCTCACGGCGTCGAACTCGCTGCGGCGCAAGCAGATCCACGCGGCGCATGCCGAGCTGCTGAGCATGGGCACCGGGCTGATGACGCTGATGGTGGGTGACTTCAACTATCCGTTCTTCACCAAGAGCCTTCACGCACACATGCAGGACTCCGGCTATGCCCTGTCCCTGAGCAACCGCAGAACCTACACCCGGTACAAGGTCTTCAAGGGCCACTTCGACTTTGCCACATCACTGGGCCTGGACATCGAAAGCGTGGAAACGCTCCCCCGGGGGAAGTCGGATCACCTGCCCATCCTGGTGACAGCCGAATACGGCGCCGACCGGTCACCGATCAAGGGGCAGCCCATTTCCTGA